The following is a genomic window from Desulfonatronovibrio magnus.
TGCTCTGTATTGCATTTTGCATTACGGAGCTCACAGTTCCCCCCTGCCTGTGCAGTTTATAATTTATATTTTTATAGGAAGTTTTGCCGCACTATTTAACCTTGTAATATTCATGCTCCTGATTAATTTATTCCCTGTCAGCCTTTCAGCCCTTGCAGCATTCTATGGTGCTGCAGCCTTTAACTATTGGCTGTGCGTGCATTTATTATTCAGAAAAAATATCCGCTGGGGCTCCTGGACAGAACAGGCAGTTTATTTCAGTGCGGTTACAGGCATAGCTCTTATTGACATGAGCATTACCATGGCTTTGTCTGCCTGGGGTACAGGAGTATTGCTGGCTAAGATGATTGCTTCCGGTTTGGTTGTTGTTCTCAATTTTTTGGTGAGAAAATACGTTGTTTTTCCTGAGAAACCACCTTCAGACTGGAAATGACATGAGGTTACTTTTATGAATAACAGGAAAATAGTTGAATGTCTTGGGTGGTTGATTGTGATCCTGGTCATGCTCGCAGGATTGCATTTGCGATTAGTTTCCGTCAGTGAAACTGGAGTCATTGCACCATTAAGATCAGACGCTGGAGACTACTTCTGCTATGCATACAATATGAAGTATAATAATGTTTATTCCCGTCACTGTTTTGATGTTGATGCTGATAAAATCAGACCTGACGCAATCCGTACCCCAGGGTATCCTCTCTTTCTGCTATCTTTTATTGACGGACCTCCAACATTAGATTTTCTTGACAAAGTACTCTTGTCTCAAGTCTTGGTCAGCATGCTAACTTTGCTGGCTTCATTCTATCTTTTTCGTATCATGCTGGGTAATTTTTACTGGGCTATTGGTGCCGCTTTACTAACAGCCTTTAGCCCTCATCTTATTGCTATGAACAGTTACGTCCTTACTGAAACGCTGTTCAGCTTTCTAATAATTGTGTTCTTGCTTTGCATGATTTTAGCTTTGAAAAAGCAACATGTAGCCTGGCTGTTTTTACCGGGATTAATACTTGGGCTTGCATGTCTGGTGCGTCCTGTTGTGCAGTACTTCCCACTCTTTCTCTTAATCCTTTTTCTTGCAAAAGCAGGCTGGAAAAGAGGAACCCAGCAATTTCTCTTTCTTCTGCTCGGATTTTTGCTGGCATTTGGACCTTGGGTAGCCCGTAATATCGTAACCCTCGACAAATTCAGTGATGATCGGCTGACAATTAATTTCCTTCATCATGGTATGTATCCAGATTTCACTTATGAAGGCGTGCCTCATAGCTATGGATTTCCTTATCGGTTTGATCCGGATTCCTCTGAAATCAGCAAAAGCACAGGTTCGGTTTTAAGAGAAATTCTAAGACGTTTTAAGGAAGAACCTGGAAGACATTTGAAATGGTTTATTATTGACAAGCCCAATGCCTTCTGGTCTTGGAGCATTGTTCAGGGTCAAGGCGATGTTTTTGTATATCCTGTAGCTTCAACACCTTATGATACCAAAAGTGAATTCATCGTCACTCGTATCATAATGATTTTTCTTCATCCATTAGTCATTTTGCTGGCTGCTGGAGGTTCTATTGCTGTCTGGCTTGCGCCTAGAAGGGGATCCCCTGAGTTACGATATGATCAGACAGCAGTCCAGCTGTGCGCTCTTCTTTTGATTTACTTCACAGCAGTGCATATGATTGGCGCACCTTTTCCGCGTTATTCAGTTCCCTTAAGGCCAATACTTTTTGGGATGTCCATTTTTGGTTTGAAAGTTCTTGTTGAATACATTGCAGGTTTGGCAAGAAAGACAAGGTTAAAGAACAATCCAGTTTAAACGATCGGCAGTATTCGCACTTGTGAGGCATATGTCGTGATTCACTTCTTTATAGGAACAAAAGCGCAATTCATAAAAATGGCCCCTGTGATGGCTGTTATGGATAAAAAGGACATTCCCTACAGATACATTGACAGTGGCCAGCATGCTGAATTTACCTCTACCTTGCGCAAAGGTTTCAATATCAGAGAACCGGATATTTGCCTGAACAAAGAGGGGCGAGATGTCACCACCATGATATCTGCTGCAAAATGGATGTTTAGTCTCGGCATGAGTAGTGTTTTCCAGAAGAAATGGTTAAAGGAGAAAGTTTTTCCAGGACAAGGCATATGTCTTGTTCATGGTGACACTCTGAGCACTTTGCTCGGTCTGAAAATGGCAAAAGCTGCCGGTTTAGATGTTGCACATATTGAAGCGGGGCTGCGCAGCTACAGTTTTTTGCATCCTTTTCCTGAAGAAATCATCAGGGTTTACTGTATGAATCGATGCGATATCTTGTTTGCTCCTTCTCTGGAAGCCATGGAAAATTTAAAAAAAATGAAGGTGCGTGGCATGGTTGAAGGTATTGAAGGTAATACTGTTGTGGATGCCCTGCGGCTATCCTCTGAACAAAAGACTGAGGTTAAGATACCATCTGCTCCTTATGCACTCGCTGCCTGCCATCGTTTTGAAACCATCACCAGGAAGTCTAATTTGTTGTCTGTTGTAAATCTCTTGAACAGGGTTGCCCGGGATATGAATGTGGTGTTTGCCGTGCATAAACCAACTCGAAGATATCTGGAAAAGTTCGGACTCAAAAACAGACTGGAAACGAATGTTGAAGTAATTGGAATGCAGGATTAGGTCAGTTTTTCTGCTCTGATGCGCAATGCCTCAATGGTTTTGTCTGACGGGGGAAGTATCCAGGAGGAATGCGCTTATCTTGACAAGCCATGCCTGATACTTCGCTGAAAAACAGAACGTTCCGACGGTAT
Proteins encoded in this region:
- a CDS encoding ArnT family glycosyltransferase, translated to MNNRKIVECLGWLIVILVMLAGLHLRLVSVSETGVIAPLRSDAGDYFCYAYNMKYNNVYSRHCFDVDADKIRPDAIRTPGYPLFLLSFIDGPPTLDFLDKVLLSQVLVSMLTLLASFYLFRIMLGNFYWAIGAALLTAFSPHLIAMNSYVLTETLFSFLIIVFLLCMILALKKQHVAWLFLPGLILGLACLVRPVVQYFPLFLLILFLAKAGWKRGTQQFLFLLLGFLLAFGPWVARNIVTLDKFSDDRLTINFLHHGMYPDFTYEGVPHSYGFPYRFDPDSSEISKSTGSVLREILRRFKEEPGRHLKWFIIDKPNAFWSWSIVQGQGDVFVYPVASTPYDTKSEFIVTRIIMIFLHPLVILLAAGGSIAVWLAPRRGSPELRYDQTAVQLCALLLIYFTAVHMIGAPFPRYSVPLRPILFGMSIFGLKVLVEYIAGLARKTRLKNNPV